AATTGAGTTTCTCCAATTCAAGCAGTTCATTGGTCAGTTCATCCATTTGTGCTATCGCTTTTTTGAGTATCTCCCTGTATTTACTGTCATCGATCATCTCAAGCGTTATTTTTGCTTTGGCGATAGGTGTTCTAAGCTCATGGCTGATATCGCTGAGAAACTGTGTCCGGGATACGATCAATTTTTCAAGGTTTTCTGCCATACTGTTGAAACTGGCGATCATTTCAGATATCTCGTCCTTTCGTTGCAGCGGTTTGAGCCTGTATGAATAATTGCCGCTTCCGAATTTCTTGATACCTTTGGAGATCGTTTTCAGAGGGGAAAGGATTTTCAAAATGATAAAAAGCATGATAAACAGTACAAAAATGTCTGCTATGATGAGATTATTTAATTGCTGCTGCTGTTCTTGCTCTTCATTTTGGGATTTATCAAAATAGAGAAGTTCATCATCGAGATATTGCATATAAAGAAGATAAATATCATTTTTTTTATAGATTTTTATTGATCCAAAGGAGACTTTATCTTCATAGATCACTTGTGAGTCTTTATCCAGCAGGGAGATATCCACTCTTTCATAATCGAGCTCTTTGGTTTTCGCATCCATTTTCGTAGTATCATCATTGATGAGATAGTCGAAGATCTCCTTGGAAGCTTGTATATATTTTTGCGTATGGATGAGTTCTATTTTTTCATCGGTCAGAGTGTTTGTCTTCATGGATAGATAGAACATCAAAGTGATGCTAACCAGAAACAGAAAAATGACTTTATTTAGAATAGACATGATTATCCTATGAACTTATATCCTATGCCCCAGATAGATTTAATGTATTTGGGTGCTTTGGGATCATCAAATATTTTATTTCTTATATTGCTTATATGCATATCTATGGCTCGGTCTGTATGTTCATTTCCAAGATGTTGCGCTATGCTTTCTCTGGATAGTACTTTATTGGGATTGTCTAGCAAGAAGAGGAATATCTCATACTCTATTTTCGTAAGGGAGAGTACATGATCTTCCTGGGATATCTCCATCTTGTCTTCATCGATTTCAAATTCACCGATTCTTTTTTTTGAGATTTGTTTTGAAGTTCTTCTGAGTATAGCATTGATCCTGATGATCAGTTCTTTGGGTTCATAGGGCTTTGCAAGGTAATCATCAGCTCCATATTCAAATGCAGCCACTTTGTCCCCTAGATTTCCTCTGGCACTAGAGATAATGATAGGAATGTTGCTGATAGCCCTTATCCTTTTACATACTTCAAAGCCGTCGATTCGCGGTAACATAAGATCGAGTACTACCATATCATAATTATTGTTTTCTGTTAGTTCCTGCAATGCCTGTATAGGATTGTCATATGCAAATACAAAAAAATTATAGTTTTTCAGATAATCTTTCAGGAGTTCTTGTATATCAAGATCATCTTCGATTAACAATATGTTCATTCTATTTCCCATTCATCGATATGTTTGATAAAAAGTTTTCTTTGCTCTTTTGTCAGTATCGTATGGATATTGGTTAAAAAGTTAGCTTCTATCTGTGCTGCTTTTTGTGCCAGTTTGATATCCAGAGTGATAAGCGCATTTTGGTCGAAACGCTCTTGTTCAAACAATTTTTGCTTTGAGCCTATAGTATTCTCCTTAAGCTCTCTGTACATTTTGAGTTCTTTTCGGTACTCTTTGAGTACTTTTTTGATGCTCCTTTGCTGTTCATGGCTTAAATTCAGATAGGTTAAGTCTTTACTGTAGTAGTGATGGTGTTCTTCTTTATGATCATCAGCAAATAAAAAGGTAAATAGCAATAGTACGATCCAAAGATATTTCATCTGCTATCCTTTCTTTTGAGGGACTTTTATGAGAGTATTCTCTATAAGCCCATATTCGATATTTTGATGGCAGGCAGTGCAATTTGCTTTGCTTTTTACTTCCTGGCTCGAAAAGATCTCATTATTGATATGCTTGTGTCGGCCTTTCCAATATGGTGTTTTGGTTATTGCTATTGTACTATTATTCTCTTTTAGACTTTTTAGTATCTTGAAAGCAGCTTCATGGGTCGAGTTCTCTGCACTGTTCTCTTTGAGAAATGCCAATATTGAAAGATTGGTTTTTGCATCTATGCTCGCATCGTCTCCAAAATGGTTTTCAAGATCCTGCATCATCTTTACCCATGACTGCCTGGGGAGCAGATAAGGTGGGTAGGTCATATGGCAGCTTCCACATTCATTTGCAAACTCCGGATGTATCCTGGAATAGTCTTGTTTTTGATATGCACTGGCGATCATGATGTTATCATTCTTTGTCGATATCATATAGTAAAAAGCATAGACAAAGAGTATCAAACTTACGATGGTAAATATTTTTTGAAAGATATTCATCCTTATCTCTATGTTTGATGAGAGTTTTTTGTAACCGCTTATCATTGAGTCTATCGCATCGCCTTTTTTGATAAACCTGTCTATCAAACTTCCGGCAACATGGATAGCTATCATTCCGAGCAGCATATTGGCAGCTATTTCATGCAGTTCCTCAAAAAGCTCCATCTGTTTGAAGTAATCACTATGCAGAAATGATAAGATCCCATGGTTCTTTTCTATACCATAAGCGAGCATTCCCGTCAGTGCAGTGAACAGACTGAGTATCATCATAGCAATGATCGCAAAACTCGATGCCGGATTGTGTCCAATATACTCTTTTGTATGTTGGAATGGTGAAAGAAGATATTCTTTCAGATCATTTTTGTTGAAATTAAAATCTTTGAACTTCGAGTATTTTGGCCCGATAAAACCCCAAATGATCCTGATCACAAACAAAAGGGCGAAAAGTATCCCAAATATCGCATGATAATCCAGAAGATTATCCATATCGCCCAGTATAAAACTGATACTGAAAAAAG
This is a stretch of genomic DNA from Sulfurovum zhangzhouensis. It encodes these proteins:
- a CDS encoding ArsS family sensor histidine kinase, with the protein product MSILNKVIFLFLVSITLMFYLSMKTNTLTDEKIELIHTQKYIQASKEIFDYLINDDTTKMDAKTKELDYERVDISLLDKDSQVIYEDKVSFGSIKIYKKNDIYLLYMQYLDDELLYFDKSQNEEQEQQQQLNNLIIADIFVLFIMLFIILKILSPLKTISKGIKKFGSGNYSYRLKPLQRKDEISEMIASFNSMAENLEKLIVSRTQFLSDISHELRTPIAKAKITLEMIDDSKYREILKKAIAQMDELTNELLELEKLNSENLKLDFKYYSIDTILAEVFSKMIIDEDEIEVEMKERFSCNADLNYLAIAIKNLIDNAIKYKESGKVKIKIENESIEIANIGKPLSHHLEYYTGTFTQEESSRTKPGYGLGLNIVKRVLEHHNFQLEYQYEEPYNKFIIYFV
- a CDS encoding response regulator transcription factor, with protein sequence MNILLIEDDLDIQELLKDYLKNYNFFVFAYDNPIQALQELTENNNYDMVVLDLMLPRIDGFEVCKRIRAISNIPIIISSARGNLGDKVAAFEYGADDYLAKPYEPKELIIRINAILRRTSKQISKKRIGEFEIDEDKMEISQEDHVLSLTKIEYEIFLFLLDNPNKVLSRESIAQHLGNEHTDRAIDMHISNIRNKIFDDPKAPKYIKSIWGIGYKFIG
- a CDS encoding Spy/CpxP family protein refolding chaperone, whose protein sequence is MKYLWIVLLLFTFLFADDHKEEHHHYYSKDLTYLNLSHEQQRSIKKVLKEYRKELKMYRELKENTIGSKQKLFEQERFDQNALITLDIKLAQKAAQIEANFLTNIHTILTKEQRKLFIKHIDEWEIE
- a CDS encoding cytochrome b/b6 domain-containing protein; the encoded protein is MKEQSKYQTTVDGMTKSYIWPLFNRVLHIALIAFFSISFILGDMDNLLDYHAIFGILFALLFVIRIIWGFIGPKYSKFKDFNFNKNDLKEYLLSPFQHTKEYIGHNPASSFAIIAMMILSLFTALTGMLAYGIEKNHGILSFLHSDYFKQMELFEELHEIAANMLLGMIAIHVAGSLIDRFIKKGDAIDSMISGYKKLSSNIEIRMNIFQKIFTIVSLILFVYAFYYMISTKNDNIMIASAYQKQDYSRIHPEFANECGSCHMTYPPYLLPRQSWVKMMQDLENHFGDDASIDAKTNLSILAFLKENSAENSTHEAAFKILKSLKENNSTIAITKTPYWKGRHKHINNEIFSSQEVKSKANCTACHQNIEYGLIENTLIKVPQKKG